The Mus pahari chromosome 2, PAHARI_EIJ_v1.1, whole genome shotgun sequence genomic interval ACCCACTGATGTCCAACCTACTCGAGTGCCAATTGGTCAGGGTGTTTTCCCTAGGGTGACATATTCATACAATTCCTGATCCCATTTCATCTTCCTGAATCCCCAAGTACATTTCATGCTCTGCATGCATTTAANTGTGCTTTCCCATAAGACTGGGACCAAGAGGCCAGGAGGGATCACACCACCCAGGAGAGGCCATTCAGAGTTACTCTCACTGCATCAAAGGTGGCTTAGGAGTAAGTTACAGGCTTCATTGCTCCAGTTCTCTCGGTGCAGACTCCCTGAACTATGACCGTGCTGTGCCTCTACCAGTGGTGGCTCCAATCCTACGAAAGTCTTAGATTTTCCAGTAACTGACCAGTTGAGTGTGCCAGAAAAGCCTTTGTTCTGAGTTCACCTTAGCTTCTCTGCAAAGATCCTATATCCTGTTTCAGCTGCTCATCCCTGTGTAACAGGAAATACCCAAGAGAAAGGGATCACATCCCTAATGTAACAGGAAATACCCGAGAGAAGAAGAGACATGGAGGAggagacaaaataaaatctataggAGAGGATGAAGCACACAATCCTAGGAGACATATATATTTGGAATTTACTAGatagatgattaaataataaatagggTATGTTTACCCCATCTAGGTGTGTAGCTTGAGTTTATTTCAATTGAGTTTTGAATTCATTGTGGGGACCTTTTGTGGGTTGAGAACGTAttaatataaatctgactgataaatcaCAAGCCTCTAGACTTTTGATTTTACTGCATTATAATCCCCAGCAAGAGATCCTCAAGACGGGTAGTGGCTACATGGGACaagccagggaggcagggagaccaCTGGGGCCAGAGAGTAGCCAGCGCTAACATGGGATGgtacttgtttttaatatttcccgctaTGCCCTGGTCCCCAAGCAAAAGGGAGAGAGTAGGTGAAATGGAGGATAGAAAGACCCATTAACCTTGTGGCTATGCTCACAAAGTACTGGCCTGTCTTCCGGAAGCCCATGGCCTGGTAGAGAGCCTGAGCACTGTACTGCACACTGCCAGTCTCAAGGACAACATCACTGCAGCCCTGGTCCCGAGCAAACTGGAGGACAGTTCTGACCAGTGCCTTTGCTATCCCCTGTCCTCGATGCTGTGAGGACACAGAGAGGCGAAAGAGCTGCATTTGCTTCTTCCCTAACGGAGGATCCTTGACAGGCTGAGCACCCACCATGCCAACTACCTGGTCTCCAGACTCAGCCACCCAGAAGGAGCCATGTGCATTCAGGTAAGACTTGGTGATGTCAGCCAGATCTGCCTGCAAACTTTTAGCCACATAATTTCTGCAAGAAATCCAGAAAATAAGCCAcaggcaaaggagaaagagaaaactgcatACTgtggccaggagccaggagccagacaCCAGGATTATAGTCACTGGCACTCCAGGTAAGAGCAGGAGAGAATGAGGCAGTGTCAGCATCTGTCGGATGGCAGCAGGAATAAGCTCCTTCATGCCCCTGGAGAACAATTCCAGGACCCTTTTGTGGTCCTTCTCCTGGTACTGTCGGATGTGATAAGGAGCCATGGGGAGACTTCTGGCTCTCAAATATCAGCNATCACAAGGGACATCCAGACCTTCTTGCACAGCTTCCCTGAGC includes:
- the LOC110317171 gene encoding N-acetyltransferase family 8 member 2 translates to MAPYHIRQYQEKDHKRVLELFSRGMKELIPAAIRQMLTLPHSLLLLPGVPVTIILVSGSWLLATVCSFLFLLCLWLIFWISCRNYVAKSLQADLADITKSYLNAHGSFWVAESGDQVVGMVGAQPVKDPPLGKKQMQLFRLSVSSQHRGQGIAKALVRTVLQFARDQGCSDVVLETGSVQYSAQALYQAMGFRKTGQYFVSIATRLMGLSILHFTYSLPFAWGPGHSGKY